One genomic segment of Paenibacillus xylanexedens includes these proteins:
- a CDS encoding MFS transporter, which translates to MSTSTHSSTPQQLWGRSFLFIMLANALLFMAFEMLLPTLPLFVSSLGGEASQIGLVTGVFMFSAILIRPFTSVLAARIDKKYLLIIGITICALMTGAYYLSSGIWMILVFRVIHGFGFGLATTYFATIATENIPRDRRGEGMGYFGVGETVAISIGPLIGTSLLFRYDYQSLFMGGMCILLLALLMTVFVSRKPKTEGSSESMQTHVPSVKLIEKKVLFPSLLIMLVGIAAGSIMSFVALFAAERGFENIAWFFFIVAIASFAVRLFSGKMFDRWGPGSVLLPSAVFAIAGLLVLIIAQSDVQFLIAGALYGFGFGAIFPAIQTWCVNLVEEHEHESAMASFFNFFDLGIGGGSLILGVVASALSYTVVYAISIGIFVVYILLYLVYSQKQQRYTARQLEVDIE; encoded by the coding sequence ATGAGTACTTCAACACATAGCTCTACACCTCAGCAACTCTGGGGAAGATCATTCCTATTTATCATGTTAGCCAACGCATTATTGTTTATGGCCTTTGAAATGTTGCTTCCCACCTTGCCTTTGTTTGTCTCAAGTCTTGGTGGCGAAGCCTCCCAAATTGGGCTTGTTACCGGCGTATTTATGTTTTCCGCCATCTTGATTCGACCCTTCACATCTGTTTTAGCAGCTCGAATAGATAAGAAGTATCTGTTAATTATCGGCATCACTATCTGTGCATTAATGACAGGCGCATACTACCTATCGTCAGGTATTTGGATGATTCTTGTATTTCGAGTGATCCACGGATTCGGATTTGGTTTGGCAACGACATATTTTGCAACGATTGCCACTGAAAACATACCAAGAGATCGCCGGGGAGAAGGTATGGGGTATTTCGGCGTAGGGGAGACGGTCGCTATATCCATCGGTCCTTTGATTGGAACAAGCCTGTTGTTTAGGTACGACTACCAGAGCCTGTTTATGGGAGGTATGTGCATTTTGCTGTTAGCTCTCCTGATGACAGTGTTTGTATCCAGAAAGCCGAAAACAGAAGGTAGTAGCGAGTCTATGCAAACTCATGTCCCTTCGGTGAAACTGATTGAAAAGAAGGTACTCTTCCCTTCCCTTCTCATTATGCTCGTTGGTATTGCAGCGGGTTCAATCATGTCCTTTGTGGCTTTATTCGCCGCCGAAAGAGGGTTCGAGAATATAGCCTGGTTTTTCTTCATAGTCGCCATCGCAAGCTTCGCCGTTCGACTGTTCTCGGGGAAAATGTTTGATCGATGGGGACCAGGTTCCGTGTTGTTACCTTCTGCCGTGTTTGCAATCGCGGGGCTACTGGTTCTGATTATCGCCCAGAGTGATGTGCAATTCCTGATCGCCGGTGCTTTATACGGCTTTGGTTTTGGTGCCATATTCCCGGCGATTCAGACCTGGTGTGTGAATCTTGTAGAAGAACATGAGCACGAAAGTGCGATGGCTTCCTTCTTTAATTTTTTTGACCTCGGGATTGGTGGTGGCTCGTTGATTCTAGGCGTGGTGGCTTCTGCACTTTCCTATACGGTGGTGTATGCTATCTCTATAGGCATTTTTGTGGTATATATCTTGTTATATTTGGTATACTCCCAAAAACAGCAGAGGTATACAGCTCGCCAACTGGAGGTAGACATTGAGTAA